A window of Eucalyptus grandis isolate ANBG69807.140 chromosome 4, ASM1654582v1, whole genome shotgun sequence genomic DNA:
AAAGATCATTATTTTCTCATTCAACGACAGTTTGGCCGAGTGGTCTAAGGCGCCAGATTTAGGCTCTGGTCCGAAAGGGCGTGGGTTCAAATCCCACAGCTGTCAagctttttgtattttctttttctcagcaTGCGGGGTGCGAGCGTAATTTCGCATCCCTCGCcgaactccaaaaccctaattatCTCCCCCCCACTCTCTATAAAACTTGCCGTCTCTCTCCCTACCTTCAACCTCAGAGCCGTCTCGTCGCAGCTTCTTCCGCAGGCGTTCGAGATCTCTCCTTCGACTCTCCTCCGCTGTTGCCCGACCCCAATTCTCCGTCATGGTAAGAGCCTCCGCACAGTCTCGTCGTGCTGAACTTTTTTTCCGAAACCGGGGATCTCGGTGATTAACCGCGGAGTCTGCTCGCTTCTTTTCGCAGTCTAAGAGAAAGGTCAGGGAGCCCAAGGAGGAGAACGTCACGCTCGGCCCGGCCGTGCGCGAGGGTGAGTACGTCTTCGGGGTCGCCCACATCTTCGCCTCCTTCAACGACACCTTCATCGTAAGCATTCTTTTGGCCCTCTCTTTCGCTTCGTTTTTGCCTCGATTCCGGGGTCTGACGACGGCCCGTGGTTCCCGCGCTTGCAGCACGTGACCGACCTCTCCGGGAGGGAGACCCTCGTTCGCATCACCGGTACGTCTCGTCATCTTGGCTTGCGGTGTGTTGTGCTTCCTTTCATTTTTGCCTCGAGATGCGTCGTGAATTGAATTGGGAGGTTTCGCTGATGTTGTTGTGTGCAACTTTGTCATTGTAAACTTTGTCATTGTGAATCTCTGGGTGCTGGTTGGTTGGTGTTGAAACGAAGATGGGCTTCGATAAATTTTAACTCTTTTTACAGTAGCAGTCGAaagttttaatctttttttggAAGCGAAATGTGCTTCCCTCATGTAATTCTACTTTCTAGTTACTTCAACGGTTGTAGGGTTCTTCTCGAGATAAGGGCGCAGTGTGTCCTGTGAAGTTCCTTTGTGTTGCCTGTCCTTGCATGCGCGGTCTATCCGTTCCGTGGGGCAAGTCGTGTTTGATTGCGGGTTGTCGATGCATCAGGTGTTCGGCTTGTTTAGCCATGAGGTCCTGCTATAGCTAGGTAGTTTAGCTGAAAGGTCGCATTGCTTCTACCCCTTTACttaatttctttctctaattatttgaatttgtcGTATATTCAGGTGGCATGAAGGTGAAAGCTGACAGGGATGAATCATCGCCTTATGCAGCCATGCTTGCAGCCCAAGATGTGGCTCAGCGATGCAAGGTTTCCCCTTCTTTTTAGTCAAAAACCCGTTTCCTGATTGTGTGAAATTGTTTGTATGCATTATCCTTTTCGAAGTGCGATCTGTTACCGTTTCTGTTTCTGTCTTTGTCCTCTCTTGATATATTCCAGTTTCGTCAATTGTTGATGTAACTTTGCTCTGATGTGTTTTATAGGAACTTGGTGTTACTGCTCTTCACATTAAGCTTCGTGCCACTGGAGGAAACAAGACCAAGACCCCAGGTCCAGGTGCTCAGTCAGCACTTCGAGCCCTTGCTCGTTCTGGCATGAAAATTGGTCGCATAGGTATATTTCTTGTCGTTCTCGCATTTGGTTCTGATCAGTGGTGTGAGTAGTGATCTCCTAGAATACCTCTCTGTCCAAATTATTTAGTTAAAAATGTTGATTTTATGTACACATTTCTTTCAAGTTAGACCGTATCATTATGATAGCCGGCCTTTTTTGTAAAAGTATTTTCTTAGATCTCTTGGATAACATATTAGGCCAGCCTATTCTTGTAAATGTATCTTACTAGGCTCAGGCACATTGGTCTTGGGTTATATTGTTATTCTTTACTGCcacatcttttcctctctctctctctctcctttctctcactctctctgtaAGTCAAGCCCTAACCACTAAATTCTCCTGGAACATTCTTCGCACTCTCCTATGGTTCTCTCAAGTCCGTCTTCAGTTCAACTTTCTCAGCAAAAATATTTCTGCTTCGTTCACTGCTTTCTTTTGAAGCGCAGCCCTTAAGATCGCCTTTCAAAGTACTCAATGGAAGCGTTTTGAGTCATAGCTGCGCAACATGAAAGATGACTTTTTGGGTTCACTCTTTAGGGTTTTCCTCTAGAGTTCCCTTTTTCATTCCTGCCTCAATCTTTTTATGCAAGACATTAGCTCAGGATCTTTAATCTCACACTTTGGAATTCACTGATTGTAGCTTCCTCTGCTCTATCATGGGTTCTTCAATTTGTGGGATTTCAGGTCCAATGAAAGTTTGTGAATGTCTTGTTTCGCGGTAGGAGACATTAATTCCACTCTATACTTCGTTACTTTGATGATTATAACTCCCTCCAACTTAGATAAATTTAATTGTTATTCCTTGCAAATTCTGAGACTACTAATTAATTGCATGTGGCTAGAATGATGAGTCAAATGAAGTGGAAGGGATAAAATCCCTTGTGATCTTAACTCCTTAACGCTTATTGATATTCTGACTTGCCACTTCTATTAGTTGTTCTTGTTTATTATGGGGATGCTGTTGTGCTTCTGAGCTTTTGTATGTTTACATTTTAGATTGTCTTTACCCAAACCAAGTTGCTTGGGTCCTTCATcggttttaaatttttaatcaaacTTGGATGATGCGTGGACATCAAACATGATATCCAGATTGATGATTGAATTAGATGTGTGAACGGCAATTTCTTCATGATCTCAATATCATGAGGCTTACTAATATTCTGACTTGTTACCATTGCTTTTTGCACCAGTATTTTGCttcagaaattttgtgaaatactcttttttgtttctttcttgatCATGTGCTCATGCAATTCTTTTGCTTGGTTATCAGAGGATGTGACACCGATACCAACGGACAGTACTCGCAGAAAGGGTGGTAGAAGGGGTAGAAGGCTGTGATTACTCCTGGCATCAGGCATGCAATTATGCTGCTTCTTTTTCTGCGATGTTCTGCATTAGAAGCAAGTTCTCGCTTTTGTTGCTGTTATTGTGATTAGTCTTAGGGGTTATATGTGGATGTTAAAATTCATCTCTTGAGCTGGTTTAAGA
This region includes:
- the LOC104447543 gene encoding 40S ribosomal protein S14-3, with product MSKRKVREPKEENVTLGPAVREGEYVFGVAHIFASFNDTFIHVTDLSGRETLVRITGGMKVKADRDESSPYAAMLAAQDVAQRCKELGVTALHIKLRATGGNKTKTPGPGAQSALRALARSGMKIGRIEDVTPIPTDSTRRKGGRRGRRL